In Streptomyces sp. SN-593, a single genomic region encodes these proteins:
- a CDS encoding type I polyketide synthase, whose protein sequence is MSDEKLRYFLRKVTATLHETRRRLHDAESASREPIAIVAMGCRFPGGVRSPEDLWQLVSGGVDAISDFPADRQWDEDLYHPDPDHFGTSYTRSAGFVHDVGDFDPGFFGISPREALAMDPQQRLLLETAWETFERAGIDPTTLHGSRTGVFVGATLTGYGTGPGLPLLPDEFEGYLSTGTAASVMSGRISYVLGLQGPAVTVDTACSSSMVALHQAVQALRNGDCSLALAGGTTVMTTPAVFVWSSRQRGLSEDGRCKAFGAGADGMGMGEGAGVLLLERLSDARRNGHDVLAVVRASAVNQDGASNGLTAPSGAAQQRVIRAALSAAELTGDDVDVVEAHGSGTKLGDPIEARALLATYGQERSEDHPLWLGSVKSNIGHTQAAAGVAGVIKMVMALRHGVLPRTLHAEEPSPHVDWSAGNVRLLTEPVPWTADARPRRAGVSSFGMSGTNVHAILEEAPAETPEEVPARTLAGAPADAPAESPVDAPAEVPQGGRDGASEAGSAAEPAERAAPLVTGVVPWVLSSRAADGLAAQAGRLREFAAVRPGPDVRDVAWSLAATRAVFEYRAVVLGGTDVDAVLDGGGPAASLGAGVSALADGEAVPSVLTGVVGDAGKRVFVFPGQGAQWVGMGRELLGCSPVFAARLAECAAALAPLVEWSLVDVLLGVEGAPGLETAEVVQPALWAVMVSLAALWEAAGVAPDAVVGHSQGEVAAATVAGILTLEQGARVVVVRSRGLSGLGAQGGMVSVVMPEARVRALMEPWGDRLAVAAVNGPAAVVVSGEPEALEQFEAELAKARVMRWRVPGTDFVAHSAGVQSLGAVLAAELGGTTGTSGRVPMYSTALSRWVSGGEVDAGYWFANVRETVRFADAVRALAREEFHTFIEVSPHPTLEAAVADTFEETGIAVVPVISGTTHQDSSGAVQVLSVMSRAWARGVPVDWAKVVGGGTRVDLPTYAFQRRRFWPAAGTAATAGPAPVVGGGEVDAEFWAAVDSGDLSGLGEEVAGGGSLDEVVPALAAWRRREVERATTDGWRYRLTWAAVADPEPAALTGRWLLVVPEHGTGAGYAAAVSDALVSAGAQVVRVEGTPDREPTAVRIAEAVAGEAVVGVVSLLALDEDARADLPSVPTGLAATLALVQALGDTAVTGPLWLLTRGAVAAGAGEVLAHPAQAAVWGLGRVVALEHGERWGGLADLPQELDERSARRLCGVLAGGREDQVAIRGAGVTARRLVRVARSKGAAERWQARGTTLVTGGTGALAARVAGWLAERGAPRVVLASRSGATADGAARLAARLAERGTEVDVVACDVARREQTAGLVARIGADGPGLAAVVHTAGILDDGLLESLDATRLESVLSAKAAGARHLHELTADAALDAFVLFSSSAAVFGGAGQGNYAAANAYLDALAEHRAGHGLAALSVAWGPWAGGGVAEANEAVRQRMRRGLLPEMDAELATGTLDRALAATRAGTGGGTGIGTGGGTSGGSGADPLTPPLAEPLGGSLTGARSADAAVAVMDIDWPRFVANPGADQLSIVRDLPEITEHRAAATDPAPAGPVVAEGELTGRLAGLSAADQDRMMTDLVRAETAAVLGHATPDLLDAGRAFSDLGLDSLTTLETRQRLSALTGLKLPATLLFDYPTPAVLAAHLRRELVGDTAATDAAPGQGTAAASGLPQTAVGPVDTAEPLAIVAMSCRYPGDVRSPDDLWHLIASGGEGISSLPADRGWNAEDLYDPDPDREGTSYVREGGFLYEAGEFDAGFFGISPREALAMDPQQRLVLETSWEALERAGLDPESLRGSRTGVFIGGYSSGYGVQLALNGAGELEGHLMTGNATSVLSGRLSYVLGLEGPAATVDTACSSSLVALHFAGQALRSGECSLALVGGITIMATPGDFVSFSRQRGLAPDGRSKAFSASADGMGMAEGVGMLVVERLSDARRNGHPVLAVVRGSAMNQDGASNGLTAPNGPSQQRVIRAALASAGLTAADVDAVEAHGTGTELGDPIEAQALMAAYGQGRPEGRPLWLGSVKSNIGHTQAAAGVAGVIKMVMALRHGELPRSLYADEPSPHIDWSAGSVRLLSEPREWSANDGRLRRAGVSSFGISGTNAHVIIEEAPSEAGVEVAETAPGVVSGVVPWVVSGRSEGALRAQAGRLRELMVAKAELAARDVAWSLAVSRSVFAHRAVVVGDGGLAGLGAVVAGQPAAGTAVGVVPAVGVGRSVFVFPGQGAQWVGMGRELLMSSAVFAARFAECGGALAPYVEWSLEEVLGDAVALERVDVVQPVLWAVMVSLAAVWEAAGVRPDAVVGHSQGEIAAAVVAGLLSVEDGARVVALRSLALRALAGKGGMVSVARSAGEVKERIAEFGDRLSVAVVNSAEATVVSGDLEALGELVAGCEGEGVRVRRLPVDYASHSAQVDGLRQEIVRALDEVAPLVDGSGVPMLSAMSGEWLGAADLGAGYWFESLRAPVEFDRAVRTLAEAGHGVFVEMSAHPVLTGAVTATLEDAGVAAPVVVGSLRRDEGGPERLLTSMAEAWVRGVAVDWAAVIGSGERVDLPTYAFQHQRYWPEGTSPFVPAGPAREGAGTGGDGTGSAAEARFWAAVEGGDVDTLADTLAVEDRHVLGDMLPALASWRRREQEGAVTDSWRYRVTWNPMADPADPGVPGRSGTLAGTWLAVLPAQGGAPVEAVLGALIAHGAQVVTVEAGPGDPGRAALAGRIGELSRDRDEPFAGVLSLLAYDETPLPGYPATAAGLVGTQTLVQALGDAAVPAPLWVLTGGAVAVTGETLTSPVQAQVWGMGRAVALEHPDRWGGLVDLPATLDARAAHRLCLVLAGCGEDQVAVRPAAIHNRRLLRASRPHPRGQAWTPRGTVLITGGTGAIGGHLARWAAQREAPRVALASRTGAGAAGVARLAAELAGSGATATVVAWDAADRADTEELVSWIGRSGPPLSAVLHTAGASQSTAVDATTTAELAEVLAAKASGAAHLDAVTADLDLDAFVLFSSASATWGSGWQPGYAAANAYLDALAEHRRARGLAATSVAWGLWGGGQGMSAGESGEQVERRGLRFMDPRLAVHALGQALDGDEGTVTVADLDWARFAQTFTVWRPSPLIADLPEVRRALAAQEAGPVAAGEQGAASVLAGRLAGLPRAEQDHALVTLVRAEAAAALGFPMPDAVEADRPFRDLGFDSLIAVELRNRLNTATGMRLPATLVFDYPTPAELAAYIWEEEFAGADGQPRLLEEIDRLESMLTGGTAVEATTRDLVAKRLQDLLARWNHVDDEQPAAADEPAQERLQHATDDELIRFIHKELGRS, encoded by the coding sequence GTGAGCGACGAGAAGCTCCGCTACTTCCTGCGGAAGGTGACGGCGACCCTTCACGAGACGCGCCGGCGGCTGCACGACGCCGAGTCCGCGAGCCGGGAGCCGATCGCCATCGTGGCGATGGGCTGCCGCTTCCCGGGCGGGGTGCGCAGCCCCGAGGACCTGTGGCAGCTCGTGAGCGGCGGGGTCGACGCGATCTCGGACTTCCCCGCCGACCGGCAGTGGGACGAGGACCTCTACCACCCCGACCCCGACCACTTCGGCACGTCCTACACCCGTTCGGCGGGCTTCGTGCACGACGTCGGCGACTTCGACCCGGGGTTCTTCGGGATCAGCCCGCGTGAGGCGCTGGCGATGGACCCGCAGCAGCGGCTGCTGCTGGAGACCGCCTGGGAGACCTTCGAGCGGGCCGGGATCGACCCCACCACGCTGCACGGCAGCAGGACGGGCGTCTTCGTGGGCGCCACCCTCACCGGCTACGGCACCGGGCCCGGACTCCCGCTGCTGCCCGACGAGTTCGAGGGGTACCTGTCGACCGGTACGGCCGCGAGCGTCATGTCGGGCCGGATCTCCTACGTGCTGGGCCTCCAGGGGCCCGCGGTCACCGTGGACACCGCGTGCTCGTCCTCGATGGTGGCGCTGCACCAGGCCGTGCAGGCCCTGCGCAACGGGGACTGCTCGCTGGCGCTGGCCGGCGGCACGACGGTGATGACGACGCCGGCGGTGTTCGTCTGGTCCAGCCGGCAGCGCGGGCTGTCCGAGGACGGCCGGTGCAAGGCGTTCGGCGCGGGCGCGGACGGCATGGGCATGGGCGAGGGCGCCGGGGTGCTGCTGCTGGAGCGGTTGTCGGACGCGCGCCGCAACGGCCACGACGTGCTCGCGGTGGTGCGGGCCAGCGCGGTCAACCAGGACGGCGCGTCCAACGGCCTGACCGCCCCGAGCGGCGCCGCCCAGCAGCGGGTGATCCGCGCGGCCCTGTCCGCGGCCGAGCTGACCGGCGACGACGTGGACGTGGTGGAGGCGCACGGCTCCGGCACGAAGCTCGGCGACCCGATCGAGGCCAGGGCGCTGCTGGCGACCTACGGCCAGGAGCGGTCCGAGGACCACCCGCTGTGGCTGGGCTCGGTGAAGTCGAACATCGGCCACACGCAGGCGGCCGCGGGCGTGGCCGGTGTGATCAAGATGGTGATGGCGCTGCGGCACGGGGTGCTGCCGCGCACGCTGCACGCCGAGGAGCCGTCGCCGCACGTGGACTGGTCGGCCGGGAACGTCCGGCTGCTGACGGAGCCGGTGCCCTGGACGGCGGACGCGCGGCCGCGGCGGGCGGGGGTGTCCTCGTTCGGGATGAGCGGCACCAATGTCCACGCGATCCTTGAGGAGGCGCCGGCCGAGACGCCCGAGGAGGTCCCCGCCCGGACGCTTGCCGGTGCGCCCGCCGACGCGCCCGCAGAGTCGCCCGTCGACGCACCTGCCGAGGTCCCGCAGGGAGGGCGGGACGGCGCGTCGGAGGCCGGGTCGGCCGCCGAGCCCGCCGAGCGCGCCGCCCCGCTGGTGACCGGGGTCGTGCCGTGGGTGCTGTCGTCGCGCGCCGCGGACGGACTGGCCGCGCAGGCGGGCCGGCTGCGGGAGTTCGCGGCGGTCCGGCCCGGTCCCGACGTGCGGGACGTGGCGTGGTCGCTGGCGGCGACGCGCGCGGTGTTCGAGTACCGCGCCGTGGTCCTGGGCGGCACGGACGTCGACGCCGTGCTTGACGGGGGCGGCCCCGCCGCCTCGCTGGGCGCGGGTGTCAGTGCCCTGGCGGACGGCGAAGCGGTGCCTTCGGTGCTCACCGGTGTGGTCGGCGACGCGGGCAAGCGGGTGTTCGTCTTCCCCGGTCAGGGTGCGCAGTGGGTGGGCATGGGACGCGAGCTGCTGGGCTGCTCGCCGGTGTTCGCGGCGCGGTTGGCGGAGTGTGCGGCGGCTCTCGCGCCGTTGGTGGAGTGGTCGTTGGTCGATGTGCTCTTGGGCGTGGAGGGCGCGCCGGGGCTGGAGACCGCGGAGGTCGTCCAGCCGGCGCTGTGGGCGGTGATGGTGTCGCTGGCCGCGCTGTGGGAGGCGGCCGGCGTCGCCCCGGACGCGGTGGTGGGCCACTCGCAGGGCGAGGTGGCTGCCGCGACCGTCGCCGGCATCCTGACGCTGGAGCAGGGCGCGCGCGTGGTGGTGGTGCGCTCGCGCGGGTTGTCCGGGCTGGGCGCCCAGGGCGGCATGGTGTCGGTGGTTATGCCGGAGGCGCGGGTGAGGGCGCTGATGGAGCCGTGGGGCGACCGGCTCGCGGTGGCCGCGGTGAATGGTCCGGCGGCGGTGGTGGTGTCGGGTGAGCCGGAGGCGTTGGAGCAGTTCGAGGCGGAACTCGCCAAGGCCCGCGTGATGCGCTGGCGGGTGCCCGGGACGGACTTCGTCGCGCACTCCGCGGGAGTGCAGTCGCTGGGCGCGGTGCTGGCGGCCGAACTGGGCGGGACGACCGGCACGTCCGGGCGGGTGCCGATGTACTCGACGGCCCTGTCGCGCTGGGTGTCCGGCGGGGAGGTGGACGCGGGCTACTGGTTCGCGAACGTGCGGGAGACCGTACGGTTCGCCGACGCGGTGCGGGCGCTCGCGCGGGAGGAGTTCCACACCTTCATCGAGGTCTCCCCGCACCCGACGCTGGAGGCCGCGGTCGCGGACACCTTCGAGGAAACCGGCATCGCGGTGGTGCCGGTGATCAGCGGCACCACCCACCAGGACTCCAGCGGCGCCGTGCAGGTGCTGTCGGTGATGTCCCGGGCCTGGGCCCGCGGCGTGCCCGTGGACTGGGCGAAGGTGGTCGGCGGCGGGACCCGCGTCGACCTTCCCACGTACGCCTTCCAGCGCCGGCGCTTCTGGCCCGCCGCCGGGACGGCGGCCACGGCGGGCCCGGCCCCGGTCGTCGGCGGTGGCGAGGTGGACGCGGAGTTCTGGGCCGCGGTCGACAGCGGAGACCTCAGCGGTCTGGGCGAGGAGGTCGCCGGCGGCGGTTCGCTCGACGAGGTCGTGCCCGCGCTGGCGGCCTGGCGCCGCCGGGAGGTGGAACGCGCGACCACCGACGGATGGCGCTACCGCCTGACATGGGCCGCCGTGGCCGATCCGGAGCCGGCGGCGCTGACGGGCCGGTGGCTGCTCGTCGTCCCGGAGCACGGCACCGGCGCCGGGTACGCCGCGGCGGTCTCGGACGCGCTGGTGTCCGCCGGGGCCCAGGTGGTCCGGGTCGAGGGCACACCGGACCGGGAGCCGACGGCCGTACGGATCGCCGAGGCGGTCGCGGGCGAGGCCGTCGTCGGCGTCGTCTCCCTGCTGGCGCTCGACGAGGACGCCCGGGCGGACCTGCCGAGCGTTCCCACGGGGCTTGCCGCCACGCTGGCCCTGGTCCAGGCGCTGGGCGACACCGCCGTGACCGGGCCGCTGTGGCTGCTGACCCGCGGCGCGGTCGCTGCGGGCGCCGGCGAGGTGCTCGCCCACCCCGCGCAGGCGGCCGTATGGGGCCTGGGCCGGGTGGTGGCGCTCGAACACGGTGAGCGCTGGGGCGGGCTGGCGGACCTGCCGCAGGAGTTGGACGAGCGCTCCGCGCGGCGCCTGTGCGGCGTGCTGGCCGGCGGCCGCGAGGACCAGGTCGCGATCCGCGGCGCCGGCGTGACGGCCCGGCGGCTCGTGCGGGTCGCACGGTCCAAGGGCGCCGCCGAGCGCTGGCAGGCGCGCGGCACCACGCTGGTGACCGGCGGAACCGGCGCGCTGGCGGCCCGTGTCGCGGGATGGCTGGCCGAACGCGGCGCGCCGCGTGTGGTGCTGGCGAGCCGGTCCGGCGCGACGGCCGACGGCGCCGCCCGGTTGGCGGCGCGGCTCGCGGAGCGCGGCACCGAGGTCGACGTCGTCGCCTGCGACGTCGCACGGCGGGAGCAGACCGCGGGGCTCGTCGCGCGGATCGGTGCGGACGGCCCCGGGCTGGCCGCGGTGGTGCACACCGCCGGCATCCTGGACGACGGACTGCTGGAAAGCCTGGACGCGACCCGCCTGGAGTCGGTGCTGTCGGCGAAGGCGGCCGGCGCGCGGCACCTGCACGAGTTGACGGCCGATGCCGCACTGGACGCGTTCGTGCTGTTCTCCTCCTCGGCGGCCGTCTTCGGCGGCGCCGGACAGGGCAACTACGCCGCCGCCAACGCCTACCTGGACGCACTGGCCGAGCACCGCGCCGGACACGGCCTCGCGGCGCTGTCCGTGGCGTGGGGGCCGTGGGCCGGCGGCGGTGTCGCCGAGGCCAACGAAGCGGTCCGCCAGCGGATGCGCCGCGGGCTGCTCCCGGAGATGGACGCGGAACTCGCGACCGGCACGCTCGATCGCGCGCTCGCCGCAACCCGCGCCGGCACGGGCGGTGGCACAGGCATCGGCACGGGCGGTGGCACGAGCGGCGGGAGCGGTGCCGACCCGCTCACCCCACCCCTCGCCGAACCCCTCGGCGGCAGCCTCACCGGCGCCCGGAGCGCCGATGCCGCGGTCGCCGTGATGGACATCGACTGGCCGCGGTTCGTCGCCAACCCCGGGGCCGACCAGCTCTCCATCGTCCGCGACCTGCCCGAGATCACCGAGCACCGGGCCGCGGCCACCGACCCGGCCCCCGCCGGTCCCGTCGTCGCCGAGGGTGAACTCACCGGCAGGCTCGCCGGGTTGTCCGCCGCCGACCAGGACCGGATGATGACCGACCTGGTCCGGGCCGAGACCGCGGCCGTCCTCGGCCACGCCACGCCCGACCTGCTCGACGCCGGACGCGCCTTCAGCGACCTCGGCCTCGACTCGCTGACCACCCTGGAGACCCGCCAGCGCCTCAGCGCGCTCACCGGCCTGAAACTGCCGGCGACGCTGCTGTTCGACTACCCGACACCCGCGGTGCTCGCCGCCCACCTGCGCAGGGAACTGGTCGGCGACACCGCCGCGACCGACGCGGCCCCCGGCCAGGGCACCGCGGCCGCAAGTGGCCTGCCGCAGACGGCCGTCGGGCCGGTCGACACCGCCGAGCCGCTGGCGATCGTGGCGATGAGCTGCCGCTACCCCGGCGACGTCCGGAGCCCTGACGACCTGTGGCACCTGATCGCCTCCGGCGGTGAGGGCATCTCCTCGCTCCCCGCCGACCGCGGCTGGAACGCCGAGGACCTGTACGACCCGGACCCGGACCGCGAGGGCACCTCCTACGTGCGCGAGGGCGGATTCCTCTACGAGGCGGGCGAGTTCGACGCCGGCTTCTTCGGGATCAGCCCGCGCGAGGCGCTGGCCATGGACCCGCAGCAGCGGCTCGTGCTGGAGACCTCCTGGGAGGCCCTGGAGCGCGCCGGCCTCGACCCGGAGTCACTGCGCGGCAGCCGCACCGGCGTGTTCATCGGCGGCTACTCCTCCGGCTACGGCGTACAACTGGCCCTGAACGGCGCGGGTGAGCTGGAAGGCCACCTGATGACGGGCAACGCGACCAGCGTGCTGTCCGGTCGGCTCTCCTACGTCCTCGGGCTGGAGGGCCCCGCCGCCACCGTGGACACCGCGTGCTCGTCCTCGCTGGTCGCCCTCCACTTCGCCGGCCAGGCACTGCGCTCCGGCGAGTGCTCGCTCGCCTTGGTCGGCGGCATCACCATCATGGCCACGCCCGGCGACTTCGTCTCCTTCTCCCGGCAGCGCGGGCTCGCGCCCGACGGCCGCAGCAAGGCGTTCTCGGCCTCCGCCGACGGCATGGGCATGGCCGAGGGCGTCGGCATGCTGGTGGTGGAGCGGCTGTCGGACGCGCGCCGCAACGGTCACCCGGTGCTCGCCGTCGTGCGCGGCAGCGCCATGAACCAGGACGGCGCGTCCAACGGCCTGACCGCTCCCAACGGCCCGTCCCAACAGCGGGTCATCCGCGCCGCGTTGGCTAGCGCGGGACTGACCGCCGCCGACGTGGACGCGGTCGAGGCCCACGGCACCGGCACCGAACTCGGTGACCCGATCGAGGCGCAGGCGCTGATGGCGGCCTACGGCCAGGGGCGTCCCGAGGGCCGTCCGTTGTGGCTGGGCTCGGTGAAGTCGAACATCGGCCACACGCAGGCCGCCGCGGGCGTCGCGGGCGTGATCAAGATGGTGATGGCCCTGCGGCACGGCGAGTTGCCGCGGTCGCTGTACGCGGACGAACCGTCGCCGCACATCGACTGGTCGGCGGGGAGCGTCCGCCTGCTCAGCGAGCCGCGGGAATGGTCCGCGAACGACGGCCGGCTCCGGCGGGCGGGTGTGTCGTCGTTCGGGATCAGTGGCACGAACGCGCATGTGATCATCGAGGAGGCGCCGTCGGAGGCCGGGGTAGAGGTGGCCGAAACCGCTCCCGGGGTGGTGTCGGGTGTGGTGCCGTGGGTGGTGTCGGGGCGTTCCGAGGGGGCGTTGCGCGCGCAGGCGGGGCGGTTGCGTGAACTGATGGTGGCGAAGGCGGAGTTGGCGGCGCGGGATGTGGCGTGGTCGTTGGCGGTGTCGCGGTCGGTGTTCGCGCATCGTGCGGTGGTGGTGGGAGACGGTGGTCTGGCCGGGTTGGGTGCTGTGGTGGCGGGACAGCCGGCGGCGGGAACCGCTGTGGGTGTGGTGCCGGCGGTGGGTGTGGGTCGTTCGGTGTTCGTGTTTCCGGGTCAGGGTGCGCAGTGGGTGGGGATGGGGCGTGAACTGCTCATGTCCTCAGCGGTGTTCGCGGCGCGGTTCGCGGAGTGTGGTGGGGCGTTGGCGCCTTATGTGGAGTGGTCGTTGGAGGAGGTGCTGGGTGATGCGGTGGCGTTGGAGCGGGTGGATGTGGTGCAGCCGGTGTTGTGGGCGGTGATGGTGTCGTTGGCTGCGGTGTGGGAGGCGGCCGGGGTACGGCCGGATGCGGTGGTGGGGCATTCGCAGGGGGAGATTGCTGCGGCGGTGGTGGCGGGGTTGTTGTCGGTGGAGGACGGTGCGCGGGTGGTGGCGTTGCGTTCGTTGGCGTTGCGGGCGCTGGCGGGCAAGGGCGGCATGGTGTCCGTCGCCCGGTCCGCAGGGGAGGTGAAGGAGCGGATCGCGGAGTTCGGAGATCGGTTGTCGGTGGCGGTGGTGAACAGTGCCGAGGCGACCGTGGTGAGCGGTGATCTGGAGGCGCTGGGGGAGCTGGTCGCCGGGTGTGAGGGCGAGGGGGTGCGGGTGCGGCGGCTTCCGGTGGACTACGCCTCGCACAGCGCGCAGGTGGACGGCCTGCGGCAGGAGATCGTCCGGGCACTCGATGAGGTGGCGCCTTTGGTCGACGGGTCGGGGGTGCCGATGTTGTCGGCGATGTCGGGGGAGTGGCTGGGTGCCGCGGATCTGGGTGCGGGCTACTGGTTCGAGAGTCTGCGGGCGCCGGTGGAGTTCGACCGTGCGGTGCGCACGCTCGCCGAGGCGGGCCACGGGGTGTTCGTGGAGATGTCGGCGCACCCGGTGTTGACCGGTGCGGTGACGGCGACGTTGGAGGACGCCGGTGTGGCTGCTCCGGTCGTGGTGGGGTCGTTGCGGCGTGACGAGGGTGGGCCGGAGCGTCTGTTGACGTCGATGGCCGAGGCGTGGGTGCGGGGTGTCGCGGTGGACTGGGCGGCGGTGATCGGCTCGGGCGAGCGGGTGGACCTGCCGACGTACGCCTTCCAGCACCAGCGCTACTGGCCGGAGGGCACCTCGCCCTTCGTGCCCGCCGGCCCGGCGCGCGAGGGTGCGGGCACGGGCGGCGACGGCACCGGCTCGGCCGCCGAGGCGCGGTTCTGGGCCGCCGTCGAAGGCGGCGACGTCGACACGCTCGCGGACACCCTGGCCGTCGAGGACCGGCACGTGCTCGGGGACATGCTGCCCGCCCTCGCCTCCTGGCGGCGGCGCGAGCAGGAGGGCGCCGTCACCGACTCCTGGCGCTACCGCGTCACCTGGAACCCGATGGCCGACCCCGCCGACCCCGGTGTCCCCGGCCGCTCCGGTACCCTCGCCGGCACCTGGCTCGCGGTACTGCCCGCCCAGGGCGGCGCCCCGGTGGAGGCGGTACTCGGCGCGCTGATCGCGCACGGCGCGCAGGTCGTCACGGTGGAGGCCGGCCCGGGCGACCCGGGCCGCGCCGCCCTTGCCGGGCGCATCGGCGAGCTGTCCCGTGACCGGGACGAACCGTTCGCCGGCGTGCTGTCCCTGCTCGCCTACGACGAGACCCCGCTGCCCGGCTACCCCGCGACCGCGGCCGGCCTGGTCGGCACGCAGACCCTCGTCCAGGCACTCGGCGACGCCGCCGTCCCCGCACCGCTGTGGGTGCTGACCGGAGGAGCGGTCGCCGTCACCGGCGAGACCCTCACCAGCCCGGTCCAGGCGCAGGTCTGGGGCATGGGCCGGGCCGTCGCACTGGAGCACCCGGACCGCTGGGGCGGCCTGGTCGACCTGCCCGCGACGCTCGACGCTCGCGCCGCGCACCGGCTGTGCCTGGTGCTGGCCGGCTGCGGCGAGGACCAGGTCGCCGTGCGGCCCGCCGCGATCCACAACCGGCGGCTGCTGCGCGCGTCCCGTCCGCACCCCCGCGGCCAGGCGTGGACGCCGCGCGGCACCGTGCTGATCACCGGCGGCACCGGCGCCATCGGCGGGCACCTGGCCCGCTGGGCGGCGCAGCGGGAAGCGCCGCGGGTCGCCCTGGCCAGCCGTACCGGCGCCGGCGCGGCGGGCGTGGCCCGGCTCGCCGCGGAACTCGCCGGCTCCGGCGCGACGGCCACCGTCGTGGCCTGGGACGCCGCCGACCGCGCCGACACCGAGGAACTCGTCTCGTGGATCGGGCGCAGCGGCCCGCCGCTGAGCGCCGTCCTGCACACCGCGGGAGCCTCGCAGTCCACGGCCGTCGACGCCACCACCACGGCCGAACTCGCCGAGGTGCTGGCCGCCAAGGCGTCCGGCGCCGCGCACCTCGACGCCGTCACCGCGGACCTCGACCTCGACGCGTTCGTGCTGTTCTCCTCGGCCTCGGCGACCTGGGGCAGCGGCTGGCAGCCCGGCTACGCGGCCGCCAACGCCTACCTCGACGCCCTCGCCGAGCACCGCAGGGCCCGCGGACTCGCCGCGACCTCCGTGGCCTGGGGCCTGTGGGGCGGCGGCCAGGGCATGAGCGCCGGCGAGAGCGGCGAGCAGGTCGAGCGCCGCGGTCTGCGCTTCATGGACCCGCGGCTGGCCGTGCACGCCCTGGGCCAGGCGCTCGACGGCGACGAGGGCACGGTGACGGTCGCCGACCTGGACTGGGCGCGCTTCGCCCAGACCTTCACCGTGTGGCGGCCGAGCCCGCTCATCGCCGATCTCCCCGAGGTGCGGCGGGCACTCGCCGCGCAGGAGGCCGGCCCCGTCGCGGCCGGCGAGCAGGGCGCCGCCTCCGTGCTGGCCGGCCGGCTCGCCGGGCTGCCCCGCGCCGAACAGGACCACGCTCTGGTCACCCTCGTCCGCGCGGAGGCCGCCGCGGCACTCGGCTTCCCGATGCCCGACGCCGTCGAGGCCGACCGGCCGTTCCGGGACCTCGGATTCGATTCGCTCATCGCGGTCGAACTGCGGAACCGGCTGAACACGGCGACCGGAATGCGCCTGCCCGCGACCCTCGTGTTCGACTACCCCACCCCCGCGGAACTCGCCGCGTACATATGGGAAGAGGAATTCGCGGGCGCGGACGGGCAACCGCGGCTGCTGGAGGAGATCGACCGGCTCGAGTCGATGCTCACCGGCGGCACCGCGGTCGAGGCCACCACCCGCGACCTGGTCGCCAAGCGGCTCCAGGACCTGCTGGCACGGTGGAACCACGTCGACGACGAACAGCCGGCCGCCGCGGACGAACCCGCGCAGGAACGGCTCCAGCACGCAACGGACGACGAGCTCATCCGATTCATCCACAAAGAACTCGGGCGATCCTGA